A window from Theobroma cacao cultivar B97-61/B2 chromosome 3, Criollo_cocoa_genome_V2, whole genome shotgun sequence encodes these proteins:
- the LOC18606620 gene encoding GDT1-like protein 1, chloroplastic, whose amino-acid sequence MRGITLTESGLVVLSLLPPCLKPPKSFTSHLLSLNVNSLSKKQYSSKLSSRHQSLLFSRCYRNWSERTCEERFGRFLQKVAELQHGLEHKYVDCKNGEETRALGHNSEDCCVSDHAPVNYNLRRGNFIATNLAISNTLFNKLLKFMVLFGLFTFQGSQPAAAVSDIASGLQLIPYIGDLGDISTGFASAFLLIFFSELGDKTFFIAALLAARNSAGVVFTGTFGALAAMTIISVVLGRTFHYVDELLPFRFGEADLPIDDIAAVCLLVYFGVSTLLDAASSDNQKADEEQKEAELAVSEFSGNGAGILAAANTVVSTFILVFIAEWGDKSFFSTIALAAASSPLGVIGGALAGHGVATLLAVLGGSLLGTFLSEKAIAYIGGTLFLVFAAVTLIEIVN is encoded by the exons ATGCGAGGCATAACGCTCACGGAGAGCGGATTGGTTGTTCTCTCGCTGTTGCCTCCATGTCTTAAACCACCCAAGTCTTTCACTTCTCATTTGCTTTCTTTGAATGTTAATTCTCTCTCCAAGAAGCAGTACTCCTCCAAGCTCTCTTCTCGCCACCAAAGCCTTCTTTTCTCTAG gTGTTATAGAAATTGGTCTGAAAGGACATGTGAGGAACGGTTTGGGCGTTTTCTGCAAAAGGTTGCTGAACTTCAGCATGGCCTG GAACATAAGTATGTTGATTGCAAGAATGGGGAAGAGACTCGAGCATTGGGGCACAATTCAGAGGACTGTTGTGTTTCAGATCATGCACCTGTGAATTATAACTTGAGAAGGGGAAATTTTATAGCTACAAATTTGGCAATCTCAAATACATTGTTTAACAAGCTGCTAAAGTTTATGGTTCTTTTTGGGTTGTTCACATTTCAAGGCTCACAACCAGCAGCTGCTGTCTCAGATATTGCTAGTGGGTTGCAGTTGATTCCTTACATAGGGGACCTTGGTGATATTAGCACAGGTTTTGCTTCA GCATTCTTGCTGATATTTTTCTCAGAGCTGGGAGACAAAACCTTTTTCATTGCG GCACTTTTAGCAGCTAGAAATTCTGCTGGTGTAGTTTTCACTGGGACTTTTGGTGCACTTGC GGCAATGACAATAATATCTGTTGTTCTCGGACGAACTTTTCACTATGTCGATGAACTCCTTCCATTCAG GTTCGGTGAGGCTGATCTGCCTATTGACGACATTGCTGCAGTGTGCCTTTTG GTATATTTTGGAGTTTCAACATTGCTTGATGCTGCTTCAAGTGATAATCAAAAAGCGgatgaagaacaaaaggag GCAGAACTAGCAGTTTCAGAATTTTCTGGAAATGGAGCTGGGATCTTAGCTGCTGCTAACACTGTTGTTAGCACTTTCATCTTAGTTTTCATTGCTGAGTGGGGTGATAAATCATTCTTTTCGACAATCG CACTAGCAGCTGCCTCTTCACCTCTTGGAGTCATTGGAGGCGCACTGGCTGGTCATGGTGTTGCTACTCTG CTTGCTGTTTTGGGAGGCTCTTTACTGGGAACATTCTTATCAGAGAAG GCTATTGCCTACATCGGCGGTACTCTTTTTCTCGTCTTCGCTGCTGTTACACTGATTGAGATTGTGAATTAA
- the LOC108661078 gene encoding disease resistance response protein 206-like, which yields MKMEARRFLLLLFLLSLLSISTAATTRKIRARKPCKSMVLYFHDIIYNGKNAKNATSAIVGAPQWANRTLLAGQNHFGDLAVFDDPITLDNNLHSTPVGRAQGFYFYDKKEIFTAWLGFSFVFNSTEHKGSINFAGADPLMNKTRDISVIGGTGDFFMARGVATLMTDAFEGEVYFRLRTDIKLYECWQQV from the coding sequence atgaaaatggaagCAAGGAGATTTCTGCTACTTCTCTTCCTTCTCTCCCTCCTCTCCATATCTACTGCTGCAACAACACGAAAAATCCGCGCCAGGAAACCTTGTAAGAGCATGGTGCTCTATTttcatgacataatttatAATGGCAAGAATGCAAAGAACGCAACTTCAGCCATCGTAGGTGCACCGCAATGGGCCAATAGAACCCTTTTGGCAGGACAGAACCATTTTGGAGATTTGGCTGTGTTTGATGATCCCATTACCTTAGATAACAATCTGCATTCAACCCCAGTTGGTCGTGCGCAAGGCTTTTATTTCTATGATAAGAAAGAGATTTTCACTGCTTGGTTGGggttctcttttgttttcaattctACCGAGCATAAGGGAAGCATAAACTTTGCTGGGGCTGATCCATTGATGAACAAGACCAGGGATATCTCAGTAATTGGTGGAACCGGTGACTTCTTCATGGCTAGAGGAGTGGCTACTTTGATGACGGATGCCTTTGAAGGGGAAGTATACTTTCGCCTTCGTACCGATATTAAATTGTATGAATGTTGGCAACAAGTTTAA